Proteins encoded by one window of Anaeromusa acidaminophila DSM 3853:
- a CDS encoding bactofilin family protein, translated as MFRKKGDAASAPVETMISKECELLGSIAAKGSLRIDGKVAGDVTTDGDVLVGEGGLIEGDIKAQNVILAGTVRGNLKINGKLELYPTAHLTGDVKVAVLNISDGAFFHGTCEMEKIQA; from the coding sequence ATGTTTAGAAAAAAAGGCGATGCAGCATCCGCTCCGGTGGAAACTATGATTAGTAAAGAATGCGAACTCTTAGGCAGTATTGCAGCAAAAGGGAGCTTGCGCATTGATGGAAAAGTGGCCGGGGATGTTACTACCGACGGCGATGTGTTGGTAGGAGAAGGCGGTTTGATTGAAGGCGATATTAAGGCTCAAAATGTTATTTTAGCCGGAACGGTTCGGGGGAATCTAAAAATTAACGGTAAATTGGAGTTGTACCCGACCGCTCATTTAACAGGGGACGTGAAGGTGGCCGTTTTGAATATTTCCGATGGCGCTTTTTTTCACGGCACTTGCGAAATGGAAAAAATTCAGGCGTAA
- a CDS encoding M23 family metallopeptidase produces MKKPEQKKERKDFTLMMVPHHGQNVRSIRIPLQLIQTVAAAIFVCVIAVGGMTLSYRSQASMADADKQELEQLRQVNLVQAQQIDQLAKETASIQSDMQRLNQLDADLRRMVNSEEKADVSRGGVNRPANGTAYDGQGGPEAKPSAGDLLNVVHDLRVQMQEREESLSQLRSNLLEKKAVQAATPSIWPASGSVTSRFGWRNSPFGGGSGDWHPGIDIANDSGTPILATAEGTVVGSGWVSGYGYLVEIDHGNGIHTLYGHNSQNLVSVGQHVTKGQLISYMGSTGYSTGPHVHYEVRVNGSVVNPASFL; encoded by the coding sequence TTGAAGAAACCGGAGCAAAAAAAAGAACGTAAAGATTTTACGTTGATGATGGTGCCTCACCATGGACAGAATGTACGCTCAATTCGGATTCCCTTGCAGTTAATACAGACGGTTGCTGCAGCTATTTTTGTTTGCGTTATTGCTGTAGGCGGTATGACTCTTTCCTATCGCAGCCAGGCTTCTATGGCGGACGCAGATAAGCAGGAACTAGAGCAATTGCGGCAAGTAAATCTGGTGCAAGCGCAACAGATTGATCAGCTGGCTAAGGAGACGGCATCCATTCAATCCGATATGCAGCGTTTGAATCAGCTGGATGCTGATCTGCGCCGCATGGTAAACAGCGAGGAAAAGGCAGATGTGTCGCGCGGCGGTGTGAACCGTCCGGCTAATGGAACTGCTTATGACGGTCAAGGCGGGCCGGAAGCAAAGCCTTCAGCAGGCGATTTGCTGAATGTAGTCCATGATCTTCGAGTGCAAATGCAAGAACGAGAAGAAAGTTTGAGTCAACTTCGCAGCAATTTATTAGAAAAGAAAGCAGTTCAGGCGGCCACTCCATCCATTTGGCCTGCCAGCGGGTCGGTAACGTCTCGTTTTGGTTGGCGTAACTCTCCGTTTGGCGGCGGTAGCGGAGACTGGCACCCTGGTATTGATATTGCCAATGACTCAGGAACTCCGATTTTGGCTACAGCCGAAGGAACGGTTGTGGGCAGCGGCTGGGTTAGCGGCTACGGGTATTTGGTGGAGATTGACCATGGCAATGGCATCCACACCTTATACGGACATAACTCGCAGAATCTTGTTTCTGTGGGCCAGCACGTGACGAAGGGACAGCTTATTTCGTATATGGGCAGTACCGGCTACAGTACGGGGCCGCATGTGCATTATGAAGTGCGCGTGAACGGCAGCGTGGTCAATCCGGCCAGCTTCCTTTAA
- a CDS encoding DUF4446 family protein encodes MRSILGQQELIEIQQWILNYLPYLLLVFAVMVLIALTFFISLNFKMSKAKKRYEKLMTGMEGVNLEQLLENHISEVRQLRGQVEQLTQQVEDLTAVSRVCVQKVGVVRFRAFEDTGSDLSFAIALLDSEDNGVVLSSLFGRTESRVYAKPVEHGTSSYLLSTEENEALGKAKKQTLIK; translated from the coding sequence ATGCGATCGATCTTGGGACAACAGGAGTTAATTGAAATTCAGCAATGGATTTTGAACTATTTACCGTATTTATTGTTAGTCTTTGCGGTAATGGTGTTAATTGCGCTAACTTTTTTCATCAGTCTGAATTTCAAGATGAGCAAGGCCAAAAAACGCTATGAGAAATTGATGACCGGTATGGAAGGCGTAAATCTGGAGCAATTGCTGGAAAATCACATCAGCGAAGTGCGTCAGTTGCGCGGCCAGGTAGAGCAGCTAACGCAGCAGGTAGAAGATCTGACAGCGGTTTCGCGCGTGTGTGTGCAAAAAGTTGGCGTAGTACGCTTTCGGGCCTTTGAAGATACGGGCAGCGATTTAAGTTTTGCTATTGCCCTTTTGGATTCAGAGGACAATGGCGTAGTGCTGTCCAGTTTGTTTGGTCGAACCGAATCCAGGGTCTATGCTAAGCCCGTAGAACACGGTACTTCCAGCTATCTTTTATCAACAGAAGAGAATGAAGCCCTGGGCAAGGCCAAAAAGCAAACATTGATTAAGTAA
- a CDS encoding DUF554 domain-containing protein: MIQGSVVNAAAIVAGTAVGLLLRKGIQERYQQTVLSGVAMSVGLIGVTMALKTQNILLVIVSMVLGGLIGEFLDIDARLERMGAWLTQRLGAQYGNVGQGFVTASLVFCVGAMAVVGSIQDGMTDDAATLYAKATLDGIASAVFASSMGAGVALSALPVLLYQGGISLAAAAFGATLPTEAVTEMSAVGGLLIVGISMRMLNLGEIRIANLLPAVFVAPLLVLFWPS, encoded by the coding sequence ATGATACAGGGAAGCGTGGTCAATGCCGCGGCCATCGTGGCAGGGACGGCGGTGGGGCTTCTGCTGCGCAAGGGCATTCAGGAACGGTACCAGCAGACCGTGTTATCGGGCGTAGCCATGTCGGTTGGTCTGATTGGCGTGACTATGGCGCTGAAAACACAAAACATTTTATTAGTCATTGTCAGCATGGTGCTAGGGGGACTAATTGGGGAATTTTTAGATATTGACGCTCGGCTGGAAAGAATGGGAGCTTGGCTGACGCAGCGTTTAGGAGCTCAGTATGGCAATGTCGGCCAAGGCTTTGTTACGGCCAGCTTAGTGTTCTGTGTCGGCGCTATGGCGGTAGTCGGATCGATTCAAGACGGCATGACCGACGATGCGGCGACACTATATGCAAAAGCTACGCTGGATGGCATCGCATCCGCAGTTTTTGCTTCCAGTATGGGCGCCGGTGTAGCTCTTTCGGCGCTGCCGGTGTTATTATATCAAGGCGGGATTTCCTTAGCTGCAGCCGCTTTTGGAGCTACCTTGCCAACCGAGGCTGTCACCGAGATGAGCGCCGTCGGCGGGCTTTTGATTGTAGGCATTAGCATGCGGATGCTAAATCTGGGGGAGATTCGCATTGCTAACTTGTTGCCAGCCGTATTTGTAGCGCCTCTGTTGGTTTTGTTTTGGCCTTCTTAG
- a CDS encoding aminotransferase class V-fold PLP-dependent enzyme produces the protein MIYLDNAATTWPKPKAVAEAVAACIEAVPGTPGRGSHQGARQAARIAFEAREEIAALFDVEDATRIAFCGNATQALNTALFGLLQPGDVVLTSSWEHNAVVRPLYALEKQGVIIRKITPSQDGPLDLTALEAALPGAKALVLTHASNVTGAILPIREAAALAARHGCLVLVDAAQTAGVEDIKASWGLHVIAFAGHKGLLGPQGTGGLYVAPHVSVKPLIFGGTGSSSEKREQPSFYPDCLESGTLNTPGLAGLLAGVRFVRATGVEKIRCRESGLAEKLRVALRHMQGISMKGEKPGQLQTAVLSFTVEGMDSNVAALWLEEKAGIVCRAGLHCAPWAHEALGTLETGTVRLSPGYFNTDAEIEEAIKALQQLTQGV, from the coding sequence ATGATTTACTTGGATAATGCTGCGACAACCTGGCCCAAGCCTAAAGCGGTGGCTGAAGCTGTCGCTGCCTGTATTGAAGCGGTTCCCGGCACGCCAGGACGAGGTTCGCATCAGGGTGCAAGGCAGGCGGCGCGTATCGCTTTTGAAGCGAGAGAAGAAATTGCGGCTTTGTTTGACGTTGAAGATGCGACGCGCATTGCGTTTTGCGGTAATGCTACGCAGGCCTTGAATACGGCTCTTTTTGGTTTATTGCAGCCTGGTGATGTGGTGCTTACGTCGTCTTGGGAACATAATGCTGTAGTGCGCCCGTTGTACGCACTAGAAAAGCAAGGCGTGATTATCCGAAAAATCACTCCCAGCCAAGACGGTCCTCTGGACTTAACCGCGTTGGAAGCCGCTCTGCCTGGGGCCAAAGCGTTAGTTTTGACGCACGCCAGCAATGTAACCGGCGCTATTCTGCCTATTCGGGAAGCGGCGGCTCTGGCGGCGCGGCATGGCTGTTTGGTGCTTGTGGATGCGGCGCAAACGGCAGGGGTAGAAGATATTAAAGCTTCCTGGGGTTTGCATGTGATTGCTTTTGCCGGTCATAAGGGCCTGTTAGGACCACAGGGGACAGGCGGCTTATACGTAGCTCCTCATGTTTCTGTGAAACCTTTGATTTTCGGCGGTACCGGCAGTAGTTCGGAGAAGCGGGAACAGCCTTCCTTTTATCCAGATTGCCTGGAAAGCGGTACGTTGAATACGCCTGGTCTGGCCGGGTTATTGGCAGGAGTGCGTTTTGTGCGCGCTACGGGAGTGGAGAAAATTCGTTGTCGCGAGAGCGGCCTGGCTGAAAAATTGCGTGTTGCGCTTCGCCATATGCAGGGGATCAGCATGAAAGGGGAAAAGCCGGGACAACTGCAGACGGCGGTGCTTTCCTTTACGGTAGAGGGCATGGACAGTAATGTAGCGGCCTTGTGGTTAGAAGAAAAAGCAGGAATTGTTTGCCGGGCCGGGCTGCATTGCGCGCCATGGGCGCACGAGGCTTTGGGAACGCTGGAAACAGGAACTGTCCGTTTAAGTCCAGGCTACTTTAATACAGATGCGGAAATAGAAGAGGCGATTAAAGCGTTGCAACAGTTGACGCAAGGGGTTTGA
- a CDS encoding ParB/RepB/Spo0J family partition protein: MSKTPQRGLGRGLDALFHNAASEEVRTVPIGKITPNRFQPRKHFDEDALAELSESVRQYGVLQPIVVRRTMTGYELVAGERRWRASQQAGLKEIPAVVRDYTDGEMTEIALIENLQRENLNPIEEAEAYKRLMEEFGLTQEEVARKIGRSRSLIANTLRLLNLPVGVQQHVSMGLLTTGQIRPILALPTEALQEEAAQTILEQELSARDAEEWVRRLMAGQKERKPRQKDEIVPDVYWQDAEDRLQNRLGTKVRIKPGKLKSKIEIEFYSQEDLERLLELIQEQQNLAGFAMKQQGPFSV; the protein is encoded by the coding sequence GTGTCTAAAACACCGCAACGTGGCTTAGGGCGCGGCTTGGATGCTTTGTTCCATAATGCAGCCTCAGAAGAGGTGCGCACCGTACCGATTGGTAAAATTACACCGAATCGCTTTCAGCCGAGAAAGCATTTTGATGAAGACGCTTTAGCGGAATTATCGGAATCAGTACGTCAATATGGCGTTTTACAGCCTATTGTTGTACGGCGGACGATGACCGGATATGAATTAGTAGCCGGTGAGCGTCGTTGGCGAGCTTCGCAGCAAGCCGGACTAAAAGAAATTCCTGCGGTAGTACGGGATTATACTGACGGAGAAATGACGGAAATTGCGCTGATTGAAAATCTGCAGCGCGAAAATCTTAATCCGATAGAGGAAGCGGAAGCCTATAAACGTCTTATGGAAGAGTTTGGACTAACGCAAGAAGAAGTAGCGCGTAAGATTGGCCGTAGTCGCTCGTTAATTGCCAATACCTTGCGTTTGTTAAACCTTCCCGTAGGCGTACAACAACATGTATCGATGGGTTTATTGACAACCGGACAAATTCGGCCTATTCTAGCGTTGCCAACAGAAGCGCTCCAAGAAGAAGCGGCGCAAACCATTTTAGAGCAGGAATTGTCGGCTCGAGACGCGGAAGAATGGGTACGGCGCTTGATGGCCGGGCAAAAAGAACGTAAACCTCGTCAAAAAGATGAAATTGTGCCTGATGTATATTGGCAAGACGCTGAAGACCGGTTGCAAAACCGTTTAGGGACGAAGGTTCGCATTAAACCGGGTAAACTAAAAAGTAAAATTGAAATCGAATTTTATTCCCAAGAGGACTTAGAACGTCTTTTAGAATTAATTCAAGAGCAGCAGAATTTGGCTGGCTTTGCAATGAAGCAGCAAGGACCTTTTAGTGTATAG
- a CDS encoding ParA family protein, translating into MARVIAIANQKGGVGKTTTAVNLSACLAENGKKVLLVDVDPQGNATSGLGINKKELQISLYDVLVSDTPLEEAVVSTELESLFLVPATIQLAGAEVELVSAFSRELKLKRALQKSLEKFDYIVIDCPPSLGLLTINSLSAADSLLVPIQCEFYALEGLSQLMQTVSLVQNNLNPQLELEGVLLTMFDGRTNLSLQVAEEVRSHFGGKVYETIIPRNVRLSEAPSYGQPIVKYDPRSKGAEVYGELAREVIRRV; encoded by the coding sequence TTGGCTAGAGTAATTGCAATTGCCAATCAAAAAGGCGGCGTCGGTAAAACGACGACGGCAGTGAATTTGAGTGCCTGTTTGGCGGAAAACGGCAAAAAAGTGTTGTTAGTAGATGTTGATCCCCAAGGAAATGCCACAAGCGGCTTAGGAATCAATAAAAAAGAGCTGCAAATTTCCTTGTATGATGTGCTTGTTAGTGACACTCCGCTTGAGGAGGCGGTAGTATCTACTGAATTAGAGTCTCTTTTTTTAGTGCCGGCTACGATTCAATTGGCTGGGGCGGAAGTAGAATTGGTCAGCGCTTTTTCTAGGGAGTTGAAATTAAAGCGGGCTTTGCAAAAAAGTTTAGAGAAATTTGATTATATTGTGATTGACTGTCCGCCTTCGTTAGGGTTATTAACAATTAATTCTCTTTCGGCTGCTGATTCGCTATTAGTGCCCATTCAATGTGAATTCTATGCGTTAGAAGGATTATCTCAGTTGATGCAGACCGTTTCCTTGGTACAAAACAACTTAAACCCTCAGTTAGAACTAGAAGGTGTTTTGTTGACTATGTTTGACGGACGTACGAATCTGTCCTTGCAAGTGGCGGAAGAGGTTCGCAGTCACTTTGGCGGCAAGGTTTATGAGACGATTATTCCACGGAATGTTCGTTTGAGCGAAGCCCCAAGTTATGGGCAGCCTATTGTAAAATATGATCCGCGCTCTAAAGGCGCCGAAGTGTATGGCGAACTGGCGCGGGAGGTGATTCGACGTGTCTAA
- a CDS encoding homocysteine S-methyltransferase family protein, protein MIAIFDGAMGTMLQNAGLAVGACPEAMNLDASNVVTSIHRQYIEHGATIIETNTFGANRIKLKHYGLQDQVSIICKKAVEAAKAACRPETRIAGSIGPTGKLLHPLGDLSFDEAYDVFCEQIRALDAAGVDLLLIETIIDIQEMRAALLAAKDTSSKPVICQLSFGADGRTVTGTDPETAAILLTAMGADILGANCSLGPEQLLPVVEKLARATHLPLSVQPNAGMPHLVNGETVFPMSPEEMAHWAPKLVAAGASYLGGCCGTTPAHIRALSQAAASLSPVERSKPLAGRVALTSRSRTVWLGADLPAAVIGERINPTGRKALAAEIREGSFAMVKRDALAQVKAGAQVLDVNMGVAGIDQAPVMKRAIEELSMLVDLPLAIDTSDTAALEAGLKQYPGRALINSVSAEPERLEQFLPLAKRYGAAILCLPISPAGVPATAPERVAVIQEILAAAQAQGLRENDFILDALTLTVAAEADAALQTLATLRSYRQEFGYPSTMGLSNISFGLPARDAINTSFAAMAFAAGLDAPILNPLHQGMMQTAAASMALTGRDSNGRRYSQVFAQAQPQTATPAATATPADILERLRQAVIEGEKEAVPALVEEALAQGRSSLEITDQGLTAAMTELGEAFGAGRCFLPQVLLAAETMRQAFITLKDRLPGEATLSLGKVVLATVKGDIHDLGKNIVAALLENNGFTVIDLGKDVPIEAIVAAVKEHQADAVGLCALMTTTLPAIDATISALRQAGLQVPVIAGGAVVTADYAEQAGAQAYAPDGVAAVQIAKKLLG, encoded by the coding sequence ATGATTGCTATTTTTGACGGTGCCATGGGCACCATGCTGCAAAATGCAGGTTTAGCCGTAGGCGCATGCCCAGAGGCCATGAATTTGGATGCATCCAATGTCGTCACCTCAATTCACCGCCAATACATAGAGCACGGCGCTACCATCATTGAGACCAATACCTTTGGCGCTAATCGCATCAAATTAAAGCATTACGGCCTCCAAGATCAAGTTTCCATAATTTGTAAAAAGGCAGTAGAAGCTGCCAAAGCAGCTTGCCGCCCGGAAACACGGATCGCTGGCTCCATTGGACCAACAGGCAAGTTGCTTCATCCTCTTGGCGATTTATCCTTTGATGAAGCCTATGATGTCTTTTGTGAACAAATTCGCGCCCTCGACGCTGCAGGCGTTGATCTGCTGCTCATTGAAACCATTATTGATATCCAAGAAATGCGCGCCGCTCTCTTGGCTGCAAAAGACACCAGCAGCAAACCGGTTATATGCCAGCTTTCCTTTGGCGCTGATGGTCGCACTGTCACAGGCACGGACCCGGAAACGGCTGCGATTTTACTTACCGCCATGGGTGCTGACATCCTGGGCGCAAACTGCTCCCTAGGACCGGAACAACTGCTGCCGGTAGTAGAAAAATTAGCCCGTGCTACGCATTTGCCCCTTAGCGTACAGCCAAATGCAGGCATGCCGCATTTGGTAAACGGTGAAACCGTATTCCCCATGTCCCCGGAAGAAATGGCCCATTGGGCGCCGAAACTAGTTGCCGCCGGCGCTTCCTATTTAGGCGGCTGCTGCGGGACCACCCCGGCTCATATCCGCGCCCTCAGCCAAGCTGCCGCTTCTCTCTCACCCGTAGAGCGCAGTAAACCCCTGGCAGGCCGTGTCGCCTTAACCAGCCGCAGCCGTACGGTTTGGCTCGGCGCTGATTTGCCGGCTGCGGTTATCGGCGAACGGATCAATCCTACTGGCCGTAAAGCCTTAGCTGCAGAAATTCGTGAAGGCAGCTTTGCCATGGTAAAACGAGATGCGCTCGCTCAAGTAAAAGCTGGCGCACAAGTATTGGACGTAAATATGGGCGTAGCTGGCATTGACCAAGCTCCCGTGATGAAGCGCGCCATTGAAGAGCTCTCCATGCTCGTCGACTTGCCGCTGGCGATTGATACCAGCGACACTGCCGCCTTGGAAGCCGGACTAAAACAATATCCAGGGCGCGCCTTAATCAACTCGGTCTCCGCCGAGCCAGAACGTTTGGAACAGTTTTTACCCTTAGCCAAACGTTACGGCGCCGCTATATTATGTCTACCTATTTCTCCGGCAGGCGTCCCTGCTACAGCCCCGGAGCGCGTAGCTGTCATCCAGGAAATCCTTGCCGCCGCCCAAGCGCAAGGTCTTAGAGAAAATGATTTTATTCTCGATGCCTTGACGCTGACAGTTGCCGCCGAAGCGGATGCAGCCCTGCAAACACTCGCTACGCTGCGCTCCTATCGTCAAGAATTCGGTTACCCCAGCACCATGGGGCTCAGCAATATCTCCTTTGGCCTTCCTGCGCGGGACGCTATCAACACTTCCTTTGCCGCTATGGCCTTTGCCGCTGGCTTAGACGCCCCGATTCTCAATCCCTTGCATCAAGGCATGATGCAGACGGCAGCCGCGTCTATGGCCCTTACAGGCCGCGACAGCAATGGTCGTCGTTATAGCCAAGTCTTCGCCCAGGCGCAGCCGCAGACTGCTACGCCTGCAGCAACAGCTACACCGGCGGACATCTTGGAACGCCTGCGTCAAGCCGTTATTGAAGGAGAAAAAGAAGCCGTACCGGCTTTAGTAGAAGAAGCGTTAGCTCAGGGTCGCTCTTCGTTAGAAATTACGGATCAGGGCCTTACCGCCGCCATGACGGAACTAGGCGAAGCTTTTGGCGCTGGCCGCTGTTTCCTTCCCCAAGTTCTTTTAGCCGCCGAAACCATGCGCCAGGCATTTATTACGCTAAAAGACCGGCTTCCCGGAGAAGCTACGCTTTCTCTAGGAAAAGTAGTCTTGGCTACCGTCAAAGGCGACATTCACGATCTGGGAAAAAACATCGTCGCCGCGTTACTGGAAAACAACGGCTTTACGGTCATTGACCTCGGCAAAGACGTGCCTATTGAAGCCATTGTCGCCGCCGTCAAAGAACACCAAGCAGATGCCGTCGGCTTATGCGCTCTAATGACCACCACGTTGCCGGCGATTGACGCTACCATCAGCGCCTTGCGCCAAGCAGGGCTGCAAGTTCCGGTCATCGCCGGCGGCGCGGTAGTCACAGCCGATTATGCAGAACAAGCCGGCGCACAAGCCTACGCCCCGGACGGCGTAGCCGCTGTCCAGATCGCCAAGAAACTGTTGGGCTAA
- a CDS encoding ParB/RepB/Spo0J family partition protein, producing MNPLTKLFGFGQTKEEINEEISKEAPAAVEATIETEAAAEAEPKQQEVRSVLIETIQANRFQPRETFHDESLEELAASIREFGVLQPLLVRPLEEGFELVAGERRLRASKLAGLTEVPVIAREIDDKEMAEMAMIENLQREDLHFLEEAEGFQLLIVQFGFTQEELAKRVGKSQSTLANKLRLLKLTPQVRKRLQEERLSERHARALLKLESPEEQEAVLAVVCAEQLNVRQTEELIVCRQQLPVEEEANGKSKKKERKRLTGVIRDVRIFLNTIQQVADTMKKNGLAVQMQQRQEDDDIIVELRIPKKKAAGK from the coding sequence ATGAATCCTTTGACGAAGCTTTTTGGCTTTGGACAAACAAAAGAAGAAATTAACGAAGAGATCTCGAAAGAAGCGCCAGCGGCGGTTGAGGCGACCATAGAGACGGAGGCTGCTGCTGAAGCAGAGCCGAAGCAGCAAGAAGTGCGTTCTGTTTTAATCGAAACCATTCAGGCCAATCGCTTTCAGCCGCGGGAGACGTTTCATGACGAATCGTTGGAGGAGCTGGCCGCGTCGATTCGTGAGTTTGGCGTGCTGCAGCCCTTATTGGTGCGTCCTCTAGAAGAAGGATTTGAGCTGGTTGCTGGCGAGCGGCGTTTGCGAGCGTCGAAACTGGCTGGTTTGACGGAAGTGCCTGTGATTGCGCGCGAGATTGACGATAAGGAAATGGCCGAGATGGCCATGATTGAAAATTTGCAGCGCGAAGATTTGCATTTTCTCGAAGAGGCCGAAGGCTTTCAATTGCTCATAGTGCAATTTGGTTTTACACAGGAAGAATTGGCTAAAAGAGTGGGTAAAAGCCAATCTACGCTGGCCAATAAATTGCGCTTGTTAAAGCTGACGCCGCAGGTACGGAAGCGGTTGCAAGAAGAGCGTTTATCGGAGCGTCATGCTCGCGCGCTTTTGAAGCTGGAGTCTCCGGAGGAGCAAGAAGCGGTGCTGGCTGTGGTTTGCGCCGAACAGCTTAATGTGCGTCAGACGGAGGAGCTAATTGTCTGCCGTCAGCAGTTGCCTGTGGAAGAAGAGGCAAACGGGAAGAGCAAGAAAAAAGAACGGAAGCGTTTGACTGGCGTGATTCGGGATGTGCGTATTTTCTTGAATACCATTCAGCAGGTGGCTGATACAATGAAAAAAAATGGGCTTGCCGTACAGATGCAGCAGCGTCAAGAAGATGATGACATTATTGTGGAGCTGCGTATTCCTAAGAAAAAAGCGGCTGGGAAATAA
- the rsmG gene encoding 16S rRNA (guanine(527)-N(7))-methyltransferase RsmG, producing the protein MSFIEHLRQAAATSGYNLSEEQIRQFDIYYQLLVEWNQKMNLTAITEPAEVAVKHMVDSLTAFDETLFFSGASIADVGTGAGFPGVPLKLFQPDLKLTLIDSLQKRLNFLTAVIETTGMKDVAVLHYRAEEAGQKKELREVFDFVTSRAVARLPVLCELCLPLVKIGGYFIALKGAQYEAELVEAERALRVLGAEVAQVKPVQLPGLEDVRAVIYLKKVKATPKAYPRRAGLPEKKPLI; encoded by the coding sequence ATGAGTTTTATAGAACATTTGCGGCAAGCCGCTGCGACAAGCGGTTATAATTTGTCTGAAGAACAGATTCGACAATTTGATATCTATTATCAATTATTGGTAGAGTGGAATCAAAAAATGAATCTGACCGCGATTACTGAACCTGCGGAAGTAGCAGTAAAGCACATGGTGGATTCTTTAACCGCTTTTGACGAGACATTGTTTTTTTCAGGCGCTTCCATAGCGGATGTGGGCACTGGCGCTGGTTTTCCCGGGGTGCCCCTAAAGCTGTTTCAGCCTGATTTGAAGCTGACTTTAATTGATTCTTTGCAGAAGCGTTTGAATTTTTTAACGGCTGTCATTGAGACCACCGGCATGAAAGACGTAGCGGTATTGCACTATCGAGCGGAGGAAGCCGGTCAAAAGAAAGAGCTACGCGAGGTATTTGATTTTGTTACTTCCAGAGCGGTAGCGAGGCTGCCGGTATTGTGTGAGCTGTGCCTGCCGCTGGTAAAAATTGGAGGTTATTTTATAGCTCTTAAAGGTGCCCAATATGAGGCTGAATTAGTTGAAGCAGAGCGCGCTTTGCGCGTTTTGGGAGCAGAAGTCGCGCAGGTGAAACCGGTGCAGCTCCCGGGTTTAGAGGATGTACGAGCAGTAATCTATTTGAAAAAAGTAAAGGCAACTCCTAAGGCCTACCCGCGCCGCGCGGGACTGCCGGAGAAAAAGCCATTGATCTAA